The DNA region TGGGGTTCCTCCTCATGTGGCGGAGAAGGCGATTAAACCGCGATTGAAAGCTGTCAAGATGCGAACCCATGTTAGCAACTATGATCACAATATTTCGGCCGCCAAACTGTTGGAGATGCCATACATGAATATCCATCTCCCGCTAGATATGGTTTGTAGACGACGGTTTACTGAAACCATTGAAGAAGCAACGAAAGCTAAAGACAAGGCCAAAGTGGAAGATGCTCTTGAAGCGATGATGACGCTTCCGGAAATGCAGTTGGGCAAGACGGAACCAGTAGTCTATGTTGGTTCTGAGGACAATATCCTTGGAGATTGGACTGTTGCCATGGCCGGGGGAACCAATGGTGGAGCAGGAGTTGCAAAGGCATATTTCGATGCAGGCCTATCGACTGTCTTCTACATGCACATAGGGAAAAGTGATATGGAGGAGCTAAAGGAATACGATGAGTCTGGTAACCTTGTGGCAACAGGCCACATGGCTTCTGATTCTGTTGGCATAGCTCCCTTTGTCAAGCGGCTCAGGAAAGAAGGTATTGACGTAACAGCTATGAGCGGAGTATTTGTTCCGGAATAAGAACAGTGGGCGGCGACTTATACTGGGGTTGTCTCCAGAATAGCTTCTCCTTGGGTAGATACATCGATTCCATAGAAAAGCAGTATCTACCCTCGATTCTAAGAATTCCTTCCAGAATTGCAATAGAAAAGCTGCATACCCCCCCTGCATAAGCTTTAATGTGCAAGATTCTCTATTCCACAACTTTCAAGAGGAATCTTTCCAATTGAAAATGGGTAAAAGCATTTGAATGGTGCCGGAGATGGCGGAGCTAAAGACTGAACCTGGTGCATATCCCTACCGACGATTTGCAGCTTTTAGAAGAAATAGTCTACCCCGCTTTTTGGTCGATGATCGCCGGATTTTGCATTTGAGTAATCTCAGCGGTCAGCCTAATCTCTGGGTTAGACCGATTGATCCTGTGCTTTCCAGTCAGCAATTAACAGCTTTCGAAGAAGAAGCAGTGGTAGGTTACGATTTCAGTACGAATTTGTCACAGCTCATTGTAGTAACTACGAGCGTCGGAAGTGGGCAGAAGAGAATTTATTCGATGAACGGTCTTGAGTCTTGGCCGTTGCCACTCACTCCTGAAGACGATGTCAAGATCTCTTGTGGTTCAGAAATCCTAGCTCCGAATGCAGAGAAAATCGTATACAGCTCGAACCAGCGAGACAAAAACCAAATGGATCTAGTCCTTCTCTCCATTGATTCTCTGAAGAAGGAATACTTGACTGATGACGGAATCTATATCATGGGGTATTTTCGACCTGATGGCAATCTTTTCACCGCCAAGAAAATCATTGGTCCTGACCATTCACAAATCCATTTGGTAGATATCAACGCAAAGAGAAAGAACATCATATTACCTGTTGAAGAGGATTGCAGAGTGACGCCCGGCCCTTGGTCTCCAGACGGCAGCGGATTCTATGTGTTGTCAGAAGAGGGTCTGGAATCGATGAGTCTGGGGTTTTTTGATTACGAAACGGAGACTTTTGAGTGGGTTCAGCGGTTAAATTGGGATATCGAAAACATTTCTCTTTCTAATAATGGTATGTATCTGGCTTGGGTTTCAAATGAAGATGGCTACAGCAGATTGTGCGTGAAGGATTTTGAAAGAGATCGTATATACTCGCCTCCTCTCCCTGACGGAGTCATGGGGAAGCCGAGTTTCAGTCGTGATGGTGCTTCTCTTGTTTTCGAATTGAGTACTTCTAGGAATCCTAGTTCGCTCTACATTTCTGACTGGGGTCAAAATAGAGTAGCAAAATCAATCAGCATGGGATTTCTCGGGAGACTCGACGAAGAACAGCTTGTAGAGCCAAATCTAATATTTTACGAAAGCGAAGATGGTTTGAAAATCCCCGCCTTTCTGTATAGGCCTATGATGGTGAATTCGGCCCTTGGCAAAGCTCCTGTGGTTGTAAATATCCATTCTAAGCCAACCGGCCAAGCACGGCCAGATTACAATGGGTCTTTTCAGTACCTGTTGAATCGGGGAATTGGCATTTTGGCTCCAAACATTAGGGGCAGTGGGGGCTATGGTCGGACCTACGAGTCGTTGCTATTCGGTGATTGGGGCGGCGAGATGCTCGAAGACATCAAGAAGGGTGTAGAGTATCTGAGACAGCTTGAGTGGGTTGACGACGATAGAATAGGTATCATCGGCAGGCATTTCGGAGGATATGCGGCACTGATGAGCGCTGCACATCTATCAGACCATTTCGCAGGTGGAGTAAGCCTGCAGGGTCCATGTGACTTGCCCGAGTATGTTGAATCATTGCCCACAGATGAAAGGGTTCTAGCATTGAAGCTGATTGGTGATCCTGAATCCGAAAGGGATTTCCTTATCGAGCGATCACCTAGTACCCATGTAGCTTCTATCGATTGCCGTTTGATGATTGTACAGGGAAGCGATGACAGATTCGTTTCCGAAGAAAGAATGAGCCAATTTGTCGAAGATGCAAGAGACAGTGATTCGGAAATCGAGTATCTTGTCCTTTCGGATGTTGGCCATGAATTTGTGAAACGGAAGAACGAACTGAAAGCATGGACCAGTGCCTTGGATTTTCTTGTTAGGATTCTTCACATGTGAGATAATGGTGTGTATCTCTAAGGTATAGAATATCAGAATTCTTGCCTCAGAGTGACAGAGTCGAATTGTGCACGGAATAGCATTATAGACTGTGTGTTTGCTACCAGCGAGTTGTCTGCAAGATCAAAAAGAGCCTTTTTGACAGTACCACAACTTCTTTTATCTGCGAGTGAATCTAACGCATAGGGAATTCGCAAATGTGGAGTGTAAGCGCCGATTACAACAAAATCAAAGCTGCGATTACCTACCGCGGAGGCAAAGAAGGTACTTGGTTGCCTTTTGGTCCGATTGGGGATCATCCGCTCGCAGGGAACAGCTTTGTGAAAGCTGATTATGATGGTATGGTTTCTGATTTAGCAGATTACAGACACACCATCGAAGAAATCACTTCTGCCAAGATTTTCGATGTCA from Candidatus Lokiarchaeota archaeon includes:
- a CDS encoding prolyl oligopeptidase family serine peptidase, with translation MVPEMAELKTEPGAYPYRRFAAFRRNSLPRFLVDDRRILHLSNLSGQPNLWVRPIDPVLSSQQLTAFEEEAVVGYDFSTNLSQLIVVTTSVGSGQKRIYSMNGLESWPLPLTPEDDVKISCGSEILAPNAEKIVYSSNQRDKNQMDLVLLSIDSLKKEYLTDDGIYIMGYFRPDGNLFTAKKIIGPDHSQIHLVDINAKRKNIILPVEEDCRVTPGPWSPDGSGFYVLSEEGLESMSLGFFDYETETFEWVQRLNWDIENISLSNNGMYLAWVSNEDGYSRLCVKDFERDRIYSPPLPDGVMGKPSFSRDGASLVFELSTSRNPSSLYISDWGQNRVAKSISMGFLGRLDEEQLVEPNLIFYESEDGLKIPAFLYRPMMVNSALGKAPVVVNIHSKPTGQARPDYNGSFQYLLNRGIGILAPNIRGSGGYGRTYESLLFGDWGGEMLEDIKKGVEYLRQLEWVDDDRIGIIGRHFGGYAALMSAAHLSDHFAGGVSLQGPCDLPEYVESLPTDERVLALKLIGDPESERDFLIERSPSTHVASIDCRLMIVQGSDDRFVSEERMSQFVEDARDSDSEIEYLVLSDVGHEFVKRKNELKAWTSALDFLVRILHM